A window from Prinia subflava isolate CZ2003 ecotype Zambia chromosome Z, Cam_Psub_1.2, whole genome shotgun sequence encodes these proteins:
- the ARRDC3 gene encoding arrestin domain-containing protein 3, with product MVLGKVKSLTISFDCLNDSNVPVYSSGDTVSGRVSLEVTGEIRVKSLKIHARGHAKVRWTESRNAGSNTAYTQNYTEEVEYFNHKDILIGHERDDDNSEEGLHTIHSGRHEYAFSFELPQTPLATSFEGRHGSVRYWVKAELHRPWFLPVKLKKEFTVFEHIDINTPSLLSPQAGTKEKTLCCWFCTSGPISLSAKIERKGYTPGESIQIFAEIENCSSRVVVPKAAIYQTQAFYAKGKMKEVKQLVANLRGESLSSGKTETWNGKQLKIPPVSPSILDCSIIRVEYSLMVYVDIPGAMDLFLNLPLVIGTIPLHPFGSRTSSVSSQCSMNMNWLGLTLPERPEAPPSYAEVVTEEQRQSSLAPLGACDDFERALPGPLFAYIQEFRFLPPPLYSEIDPNPDQPTDDRPSCPSR from the exons AtggtgctggggaaggtgaAGAGTCTGACGATAAGCTTTGACTGTCTGAATGACAGCAATGTCCCCGTGTACTCTAGCGGGGATACAGTCTCAGGAAGGGTCAGTCTAGAAGTAACGGGGGAAATTAGAGTGAAATCCCTTAAAATCCATGCGAGGGGGCACGCTAAAGTGCGTTGGACTGAATCGAGGAATGCTGGATCCAACACTGCCTATACACAGAATTACACCGAAGAAGTGGAATATTTCAACCATAAAGACATCCTGATCGGCCACGAGAGAG atGATGACAATTCAGAAGAAGGCCTTCACACCATCCATTCAGGAAGGCATGAATATGCATTCAGCTTCGAGCTTCCACAGAC ACCACTTGCTACCTCATTCGAAGGCAGACATGGCAGTGTGCGCTATTGGGTGAAAGCCGAATTGCATAGGCCTTGGTTTCTACCAGTAAAATTAAAGAAGGAATTTACAGTCTTTGAACATATAGATATCAACACTCCTTCATTACTG TCACCCCAAGCaggcacaaaagaaaaaactctcTGTTGTTGGTTTTGTACCTCAGGCCCAATATCCTTAAGTGCCAAAATTGAAAGGAAGGGCTACACCCCAG gTGAATCAATTCAGATCTTTGCTGAGATTGAGAACTGCTCTTCCCGTGTGGTGGTGCCAAAGGCAGCCATTTACCAAACACAGGCATTTTATGCCaaagggaaaatgaaggaaGTCAAACAGCTTGTTGCCAACCTGCGTGGGGAATCCTTGTCATCTGGCAAAACAGAAACCTGGAATGGCAAACAGTTGAAAATTCCACCTGTTTCTCCTTCAATCCTTGACTGTAGTATAATCCGTGTGGAGTATTCACTGATG gTGTATGTGGATATTCCTGGCGCCATGGATTTATTCCTTAATTTACCACTGGTCATTGGCACCATTCCTCTACACCCGTTTGGTAGCAGAACATCAAGTGTAAGCAGCCAGTGTAGCATGAACATGAATTGGCTTGGTCTGACACTGCCTGAAAGACCAGAAG cacctcccagcTATGCAGAAGTGGTTACAGAGGAGCAGCGACAGTCCAGCCTTGCACCCTTAGGTGCTTGTGATGACTTTGAGAGGGCGCTTCCAGGACCACTGTTTGCATACATCCAGGAGTTTCGTTTTCTGCCTCCACCCCTCTATTCAGAA ATTGATCCAAACCCAGATCAGCCCACAGACGACAGACCATCTTGCCCCTCTCGTTGA